Proteins encoded within one genomic window of Ctenopharyngodon idella isolate HZGC_01 chromosome 6, HZGC01, whole genome shotgun sequence:
- the tgm2b gene encoding protein-glutamine gamma-glutamyltransferase 2, producing the protein MALDIGTWDLACDFNNTDHHTELNGTDRLIVRRGQPFTISLYLNSGSYQPGSSQLHITAETGPQPVEQYGTRAVFGLSDEIDSTCWSAAVTSPPCDTVCLSVCAAPDAPIGRYILTLDGRIQFEFILLFNPWCPRDVVYMDSEEKLAEYVLSQDGIIFRGDANYPVPLAWYFGQFEEGILDICFRILDMNPKHKRNPGKDCSGRRNVIYVTRVLSAMINSNDRDDGVLEGCWKDTFEGGVSPMSWRGSVQILKTWNSTSCMPVRYGQCWVFAALACTVSRALGIPCRVVTNYYSAHDTNSNLVIERYVNEKGETDRSSRDMIWNYHCWVESWMTRPDLPPGFDGWQASDPTPQEKSEGVFCCGPVPVRAIKEGELTLKYDAPFVFAEVNADLVYILKYKDGSTRKIVNDQKVGQKISTKSVGRDEREDITHLYKYPEGSEEERQVFEKANHQNKLQQQQADTGLHITIKLSMGIRKGCDFDVFAIVTNNTEEDKKCRLVFASRAVSYNGVVGRECGFKDLLNVELAPGGERKVPLRLNYSKYCNNLTEDNLIRLGALLIDYGTKEAVMAMRDIVLEDPEIKIRILGEPKENRKLAAELTLQNPLPQPLQGCCFTIEGANLTGGSSITEKLESTIEPGQEAKVKIYFTPTQSGLRKLVVDFDSDKLGHVRGYRNVIIGK; encoded by the exons ATGG CTCTAGATATTGGCACCTGGGATCTGGCGTGCGACTTCAATAACACGGACCACCACACGGAGCTGAACGGCACGGATCGGTTGATCGTACGGCGAGGACAGCCCTTCACCATTAGCCTGTATCTGAACTCTGGCTCTTACCAGCCTGGATCCAGTCAGCTGCACATCACTGCAGAGACAG GCCCTCAGCCTGTGGAGCAGTATGGCACCAGGGCCGTCTTCGGCCTCAGCGATGAGATCGATAGCACGTGTTGGAGCGCCGCAGTGACCAGTCCACCCTGCGAcactgtctgtctttctgtctgtgccGCGCCTGATGCTCCCATCGGCCGGTACATCCTGACTCTAGATGGGCGCATCCAGTTTGAGTTCATACTGCTGTTCAATCCCTGGTGTCCAA GAGATGTGGTGTACATGGACAGCGAGGAGAAACTGGCGGAGTATGTTTTGTCCCAGGATGGCATCATCTTCAGGGGCGATGCCAATTACCCTGTCCCATTAGCTTGGTACTTTGGACAG TTTGAGGAGGGCATACTGGACATTTGTTTCAGAATCCTTGACATGAACCCTAAACACAAAAGGAACCCTGGGAAGGACTGTTCTGGACGAAGAAACGTCATTTATGTCACACGAGTGCTCAGTGCTATG aTTAACAGCAATGACAGGGATGATGGGGTCCTGGAGGGCTGCTGGAAAGACACGTTTGAAGGTGGCGTGAGCCCCATGTCCTGGAGGGGAAGTGTTCAGATCCTGAAGACATGGAACAGCACTTCCTGTATGCCGGTGCGCTATGGACAGTGCTGGGTCTTTGCAGCCCTCGCCTGTACAG TGTCTCGCGCTCTGGGAATCCCATGCAGGGTGGTAACAAACTACTATTCTGCTCATGATACCAACAGCAACCTTGTGATCGAGCGTTATGTCAACGAGAAAGGTGAAACGGACAGAAGTTCCAGAGATATGATATG GAACTACCACTGCTGGGTTGAGAGTTGGATGACCCGACCCGACCTCCCTCCGGGTTTTGACGGCTGGCAGGCGAGTGACCCAACACCACAGGAGAAAAGTGAAG GCGTGTTCTGCTGCGGGCCAGTTCCTGTGCGGGCGATAAAAGAGGGAGAGCTCACCTTAAAATATGACGCTCCATTTGTGTTCGCGGAGGTGAACGCAGACTTAGTGTACATCCTGAAGTATAAAGATGGGAGCACAAGAAAAATCGTGAATGACCAAAAAGTGGGACAGAAGATCAGCACCAAGAGCGTGGGCCGAGATGAGAGAGAAGACATCACGCACCTGTACAAATATCCTGAAG GTTCAGAGGAGGAGAGGCAGGTTTTTGAGAAAGCAAACCACCAGAACAAGTTGCAACAGCAGCAAGCAGACACTGGGCTGCACATCACCATCAAGCTGTCGATGGGGATCAGGAAGGGCTGCGACTTTGATGTGTTTGCGATTGTGACGAATAACACAGAGGAGGATAAGAAGTGCCGTCTGGTGTTTGCGTCCCGTGCCGTGTCTTATAATGGAGTCGTCGGCCGAGAGTGCGGATTTAAAGATCTGCTCAATGTGGAACTGGCACCTGGAGGAG AGAGGAAGGTTCCTCTGAGGCTGAACTAcagtaaatactgtaataatctAACGGAGGACAATCTCATCCGTCTGGGCGCTCTGCTGATTGACTACGGCACCAAGGAAGCCGTCATGGCCATGCGTGACATCGTGCTGGAAGACCCCGAGATCAAAATCAGG ATTCTGGGAGAACCCAAAGAGAACCGTAAGCTGGCGGCAGAGCTCACCTTACAGAACCCGCTGCCACAACCCTTACAAGGCTGTTGCTTCACCATAGAGGGCGCCAACCTCACGGGCGGCAGCAGCATCACGGAGAA ACTGGAGTCAACCATCGAACCTGGGCAGGAGGCCAAAGTTAAAATCTACTTCACTCCCACTCAGTCCGGCCTGCGCAAACTCGTGGTGGATTTTGACAGTGACAAGCTGGGCCACGTTAGAGGATACAGGAATGTTATCATCGGAAAATGA